GGTACTTCACTGCCTGCTGAGGATTCTGGGCATAGAGTTCGAGCGCCTTGTCCTCCACCTGCTTCTGGGCAGCAAAATAACTGTTGTCGAGACTGTCGCGAACCTCCTTCAAACTTGGGAACAACTGGCTGTAACGTGGATAAACCATGTTGCTCACCATATTGCAAACCCAGTAAGCATTCTTGTCGCTGAAGGTCACGGCATCTGCGCCAGGCGTATTGTAGCACTCTGGACGCACGGTAGAACTGCAGTAGATAGGTGTAAAGGCCACCATGTTGGCATCATCATTGCCAAACCAGAGCACACCACCGATCTCGCGTGGCAACCAGGAACGCATCTGGCTCACATATACGAAACCACTCTGCTGGGTGCTGACAGGGCGCTCGTTGAAGCACTGCTTGCCATCCACCTTGAATGTCAGAGGAGTTGGACGGTAAGGCATCTGCCAGATACCGCCACCGATATCATCGCCATCAGCCACAGAGAGCGGAGTACCCTCATAATGGTCTCTCATGCAAGCCTCTACATCCTTTACGCTCACCTTCTTGTCAGGAATCACCCAGAGTGGCATATCCTCAGCATTCGGATCCTTGCCGAGTGCCCAAGGCAGATAACGGCTCATATCCTTGAAGTGGTTGAGCAAAGCCCAAGCACGGGCATCGCAGAAGCGGCGACCCGAGAAATCTGGTTTGGCATAAGCCATCTTCCAGGAGAAGTCAGCATTCTTGCCGCTGAACCAGCCCTTGCTGCGTGCAAAGGCTACCACGTCCTTGGCAAACATGACATTCTTCTTGTCCTTCATATTAAACTTGCCGATGCGACTCTGATTGGCATGGGCACAGATAGCCTCATCAGGGATGCGCTGAGCCACCCAGACCACGCCCTTGCTGCCCGGTCCCTTGCCCATCATCTCCATGATCCAAGCCTCGTTAGGATCACAAATGGTAAAGGTCTCACCTTCTGAATTATAACCGTAGGTCTGCGCCAGTGTAGTCATCACCTTGATAGCCTCGCGAGCGGTCTTACTGCGCTGCAAAGCCACGTAGATGAGTGAGCCATAGTCTAAGATACCGGTAGAATCCACCATTTCCTCGCGACCACCATAGGTAGTCTCGCCGATGGTCACCTGATATTCGTTGATATTACCGATAACACTGTAGGTCTCGGCAGCCTCAGGAATCTCTCCGTGATAAACATTGGTATCCCAGTCGAAAATCTTGCGCATCTCGCCCTTGGCATGCTTGCCCGCAGGATAATGGGCGAGATTCTGGAACATACCATAGTCGTCGGCACTGTAAGAGCACATCACCGAACCATCTACAGATGCTTTCTTGCCCACGATGAAATTAGTGCAGGCATCAGCCTCAGATACACTGCCCATCATAGCCACAGCCATCAAGGCCGAAGCAAAAATCTTATTCATAAAATATACCTTTATTAATATACACCTAAATGCAATGTGGAGTTAGAAAAGTCTCCTAACTCCACAAAATTATTTCAGAAGAACAAAGAGAAAAGCATTTGAATTCTTCACTCTTCCCTCTTCACTTAAATCACTCTTAATCACAAGCCTTGAAACTCATGTCCAAGCCCTTCACGCTATGTGTCAAGGCACCTACAGAGATGAAATCCACACCCTGCTCGGCATAGTCGCGGATGGTATCGTAGGTGATACCGCCAGAAGACTCAGTCTCATAC
This is a stretch of genomic DNA from Segatella hominis. It encodes these proteins:
- a CDS encoding dipeptidase, which translates into the protein MAVAMMGSVSEADACTNFIVGKKASVDGSVMCSYSADDYGMFQNLAHYPAGKHAKGEMRKIFDWDTNVYHGEIPEAAETYSVIGNINEYQVTIGETTYGGREEMVDSTGILDYGSLIYVALQRSKTAREAIKVMTTLAQTYGYNSEGETFTICDPNEAWIMEMMGKGPGSKGVVWVAQRIPDEAICAHANQSRIGKFNMKDKKNVMFAKDVVAFARSKGWFSGKNADFSWKMAYAKPDFSGRRFCDARAWALLNHFKDMSRYLPWALGKDPNAEDMPLWVIPDKKVSVKDVEACMRDHYEGTPLSVADGDDIGGGIWQMPYRPTPLTFKVDGKQCFNERPVSTQQSGFVYVSQMRSWLPREIGGVLWFGNDDANMVAFTPIYCSSTVRPECYNTPGADAVTFSDKNAYWVCNMVSNMVYPRYSQLFPSLKEVRDSLDNSYFAAQKQVEDKALELYAQNPQQAVKYLNDYGVEKAQQMLGRWKQLHTYLVVKYNDMIIKPTTKNGTFERTKEGLGARPVRPGYPEKYARELIKQTGDKFVCPE